One genomic region from Nocardioides plantarum encodes:
- a CDS encoding DUF6297 family protein produces the protein MTRSEARELRLQVRSWRRGRADARLVDVLGDAYVALFATVMLGSIAVNVVLGIGRLSDERCAAGACAGSRALLPVLVAVAFVAGVVLVARMLGPVFVSPAVGSWLMPTPVDRRDLLRPRLLVGLVVAALLGAVVTAAGAVLGGWSPAGATALTGAVALGSAGLVAVGVRAQSLPASSRGARWVGVAAWLPGVLVWGGLLAVALDLTTGVHPPEPDAHVVWLVLGVAAAGAFAATAYGLRSLPRLARRDVSRGGALAPGLSGALSSLDLALAYDVVLEHRWRGHLPVRSRRARRGPRTGAAALVRADLTRVRRSPRLLVLPVAAAVVPYAAEAAGAGLVVLLLAPLAGFLAGLPLLIGLRVVERTPSLSRLLPFPSAYAKGAATVVPGAVLLLLGLLCAPVLDTATGAPPGAAVLLGLAVGASSTASAVRWVTGRPPDYGRPMVSTPAGGVPTNLYGSVVRGFDVLVLTTAPLLLLDDPVLAAEISLLISAVVVAALLGRPDKSQAS, from the coding sequence GTGACGCGCTCCGAGGCGCGCGAGCTGCGGCTGCAGGTCCGGTCGTGGCGCCGCGGCCGCGCCGACGCCCGGCTCGTGGACGTGCTCGGTGACGCCTACGTCGCGCTGTTCGCCACGGTGATGCTCGGCTCGATCGCCGTCAACGTCGTGCTCGGCATCGGACGGCTGAGCGACGAGCGGTGCGCCGCCGGGGCGTGCGCCGGGTCACGGGCCCTGCTGCCGGTGCTGGTCGCCGTGGCGTTCGTGGCCGGCGTCGTCCTGGTCGCCCGGATGCTCGGGCCGGTCTTCGTCTCGCCGGCGGTCGGCAGCTGGCTGATGCCGACACCGGTGGACCGCCGTGACCTGCTCCGCCCGCGGCTGCTGGTCGGCCTGGTGGTCGCCGCGCTCCTGGGGGCGGTGGTCACCGCCGCCGGCGCGGTGCTCGGCGGCTGGTCGCCCGCCGGTGCGACCGCCCTGACCGGGGCGGTGGCGCTGGGCTCGGCGGGACTCGTCGCGGTCGGCGTACGCGCCCAGTCGCTGCCGGCCTCGAGCCGGGGCGCGCGGTGGGTCGGTGTCGCTGCCTGGCTTCCCGGGGTCCTGGTGTGGGGTGGCCTGCTCGCCGTCGCGCTCGACCTCACCACCGGGGTCCACCCTCCCGAGCCCGACGCGCACGTGGTGTGGCTGGTGCTCGGTGTCGCGGCGGCGGGGGCCTTCGCCGCGACGGCGTACGGCCTGCGCTCGCTGCCACGGCTGGCCCGCCGCGACGTCTCACGCGGCGGTGCGCTCGCTCCCGGCCTGTCGGGCGCGCTGTCGTCGCTCGACCTGGCACTCGCCTACGACGTGGTGCTGGAGCACCGCTGGCGCGGCCACCTGCCGGTCCGCTCACGACGCGCCCGGCGCGGTCCTCGCACCGGGGCCGCGGCGCTCGTGCGTGCCGACCTGACCAGGGTGCGACGCAGTCCTCGGCTGCTGGTGCTGCCGGTCGCCGCCGCCGTCGTGCCGTACGCCGCCGAGGCCGCGGGCGCCGGCCTCGTGGTCCTGCTGCTCGCGCCGCTGGCGGGGTTCCTGGCCGGGCTGCCCCTGCTCATCGGCCTACGGGTCGTCGAGCGGACCCCGAGCCTGTCGCGCCTGCTGCCCTTCCCGTCCGCCTACGCCAAGGGCGCCGCGACGGTCGTGCCCGGCGCCGTCCTCCTGCTGCTCGGGCTCCTGTGCGCGCCCGTGCTCGACACGGCGACCGGTGCGCCCCCGGGCGCGGCGGTGCTGCTCGGACTGGCCGTCGGCGCGTCCTCGACGGCGTCGGCGGTCCGTTGGGTGACCGGGCGTCCGCCCGACTACGGCCGGCCGATGGTCTCGACGCCGGCAGGTGGCGTGCCGACGAACCTCTACGGCAGCGTCGTGCGCGGCTTTGACGTCCTGGTGCTCACGACCGCACCGCTGCTGCTGCTGGACGACCCGGTCCTGGCCGCGGAGATCTCGCTGCTGATCTCGGCGGTCGTGGTCGCCGCGTTGCTCGGGCGGCCCGACAAGTCTCAGGCGTCGTAG
- a CDS encoding ABC transporter ATP-binding protein, producing the protein MALLEVRGLARRFGEATVLEGFSLDVKAGRAVALVGANGAGKSTVLRCVTGADVATEGTITLDGAPLDERSARCRAMLASVLDDLDFFPDLSVVEHLDLVARAHAVPDADELVDDVLHELRLIGHSGQLPHTLSSGQRRRLALATAFVRPRRLLVLDEPEQRLDTEGLTWLTARLRAEKRDGLAILFASHDQDLVAAVADQVVEVGGAEPGRPTPTTPPKPPKPPAGKSKPRPKPRRR; encoded by the coding sequence ATGGCACTGCTCGAGGTTCGTGGACTGGCCCGGCGCTTCGGCGAGGCCACGGTGCTCGAGGGCTTCTCGCTCGACGTGAAGGCCGGGCGGGCGGTGGCGCTGGTCGGGGCCAACGGCGCGGGGAAGTCGACGGTCCTGCGCTGCGTGACCGGGGCCGACGTGGCGACGGAGGGCACCATCACGCTGGACGGTGCTCCACTCGACGAACGGTCCGCCCGGTGCCGGGCGATGCTGGCCTCGGTGCTCGACGACCTCGACTTCTTCCCCGACCTCAGCGTCGTGGAGCACCTCGACCTGGTGGCCCGGGCCCACGCGGTGCCCGACGCCGACGAGCTCGTCGACGACGTGCTGCACGAGCTGCGTCTCATCGGCCACTCCGGCCAGCTCCCCCACACCCTCTCCTCGGGCCAGCGGCGCCGCCTGGCCCTGGCGACCGCGTTCGTGCGGCCCCGCCGGCTGCTCGTGCTCGACGAGCCGGAGCAGCGCCTCGACACCGAGGGCCTGACCTGGCTCACCGCGCGACTGCGGGCCGAGAAGCGCGACGGCCTGGCGATCCTGTTCGCCAGCCACGACCAGGACCTCGTGGCGGCGGTCGCCGACCAGGTCGTGGAGGTCGGCGGAGCCGAGCCGGGCCGGCCGACCCCGACGACCCCGCCGAAGCCGCCGAAGCCGCCCGCGGGCAAGTCGAAGCCGAGACCGAAGCCGAGGCGCAGGTGA